A genomic window from Streptomyces sp. NBC_01298 includes:
- a CDS encoding ScbA/BarX family gamma-butyrolactone biosynthesis protein → MTATTFRVERPSIPSSRGRTWPHTSPAGLSWPTLTSTVPKELVHRSAVAEVMLTDWEREDDTRFRVAAQWPRGHSFFTPVANGYHDPLIGCETIRQIGLLLGHAEFGVPLGHQFSVCDINIAVRPQHLRVGWAPAALDIEVTCTEMKSRGRNLSGLRLETVFRREGHIVATGGGSFSCMTPGVYQRIRGNHTLYGPWHQLPLVSPAAPQSVGRMSPMDVVLSPTDEPTRWQLRADTRHPVLFEHAVDHVPGMVLLEAARQATASVLERSSYLPLDVAANFKRYTELDSPCMIEAERLPGRGPDDEETVLVTGHQDGELVFDATVVAGSHGV, encoded by the coding sequence ATGACTGCGACTACATTCCGAGTTGAGCGTCCGTCGATACCCTCTTCGCGGGGACGGACATGGCCTCACACCAGTCCCGCCGGCCTGTCCTGGCCAACTCTGACCAGCACTGTTCCCAAGGAATTAGTGCATCGGTCCGCTGTCGCGGAAGTCATGCTCACCGACTGGGAACGCGAAGACGACACCCGCTTCCGGGTGGCCGCCCAGTGGCCTCGCGGCCACAGCTTCTTCACTCCCGTCGCGAACGGCTACCACGACCCTCTCATCGGCTGCGAGACGATTCGTCAGATCGGCCTGCTCCTGGGGCACGCCGAGTTCGGCGTGCCGCTCGGACATCAATTCAGTGTATGTGACATCAACATAGCCGTGCGCCCGCAGCATCTGCGGGTTGGCTGGGCCCCGGCCGCCCTCGACATCGAGGTCACCTGCACGGAGATGAAGAGCCGCGGCAGGAATCTGTCGGGTCTGCGCCTCGAGACGGTTTTCCGGCGCGAGGGGCACATCGTTGCGACCGGGGGCGGCTCGTTCTCCTGCATGACCCCGGGGGTGTACCAGCGCATCCGCGGCAACCACACCCTCTACGGGCCCTGGCACCAGCTGCCGCTCGTCAGTCCTGCGGCGCCGCAGAGCGTCGGGCGCATGTCGCCCATGGACGTGGTCCTGTCGCCCACGGACGAGCCCACTCGCTGGCAGCTGAGAGCGGACACGCGCCACCCCGTACTGTTCGAGCACGCGGTGGACCACGTACCGGGCATGGTGCTGCTCGAGGCGGCCCGGCAGGCCACGGCGTCGGTGCTGGAGCGGTCCTCCTACCTCCCGCTCGACGTCGCCGCAAACTTCAAGCGGTACACCGAACTGGACTCACCCTGCATGATCGAGGCCGAGCGCCTTCCCGGGAGGGGCCCCGACGACGAGGAAACGGTCCTGGTGACCGGCCATCAGGACGGCGAGCTCGTCTTCGACGCCACGGTGGTCGCCGGGTCGCACGGCGTTTGA
- a CDS encoding NAD(P)H-binding protein produces MILLTGATGRIGREVVRRFPSDLAVRILARDPGRVTGASGRAEIVQGDYSDPQSLTRALDGVRATFLVTSRIGDDDARFVRAAVAVGVRHVVKLSAAAVVDPGANDLITRWQRANEDLLRASGMEWTLLRPRSFMSNALAWADSVRAQHVVRAQYGSSPNACVDPRDVADVAVRALTEEGHAGRAYTLTGPEPITAAQQTAQLAELLGRPLRFEELGADQARAALGKRYPHDLVEALLAGAERQRAGAKARMDATVPALLGRPAGCFRVWARDHLGSFSAR; encoded by the coding sequence ATGATTCTCCTCACCGGTGCAACAGGAAGGATCGGGCGAGAGGTGGTCCGCCGATTCCCCTCTGACCTGGCAGTTCGCATTCTGGCGCGGGATCCGGGGCGCGTGACCGGCGCGTCCGGGAGGGCAGAGATAGTCCAGGGCGATTACAGCGATCCGCAGTCGCTCACCCGGGCACTGGATGGCGTGCGCGCCACCTTCCTCGTGACCAGCCGCATCGGCGACGACGACGCGCGCTTCGTCCGGGCCGCGGTGGCGGTCGGCGTACGGCACGTGGTGAAGCTGTCCGCGGCCGCGGTCGTGGATCCCGGGGCGAACGATCTGATCACCCGGTGGCAGCGGGCGAACGAGGACCTCCTGCGCGCGTCCGGGATGGAGTGGACCCTGCTGCGCCCTCGATCGTTCATGTCAAATGCTCTGGCCTGGGCGGATTCCGTCCGCGCACAGCACGTGGTGCGCGCCCAGTACGGGTCTTCGCCCAACGCGTGCGTCGATCCGCGCGATGTCGCGGACGTCGCGGTGCGCGCCCTCACCGAGGAGGGCCACGCGGGCCGGGCCTACACCCTGACGGGGCCGGAGCCGATCACGGCGGCCCAGCAGACGGCGCAGCTCGCCGAACTGCTGGGCCGTCCGCTCAGGTTCGAGGAACTGGGCGCGGACCAGGCGCGAGCCGCGCTGGGCAAGCGGTACCCCCACGACCTCGTCGAAGCGCTCCTGGCGGGCGCGGAGCGCCAGCGCGCGGGGGCGAAGGCCCGGATGGACGCAACCGTCCCTGCGCTGCTCGGCCGGCCGGCCGGCTGCTTTCGCGTGTGGGCCAGAGATCACCTGGGTTCCTTCTCGGCCCGGTGA
- a CDS encoding ScbR family autoregulator-binding transcription factor: MAEQVRAIRTRQTILSAAAKIFEEHGYQAATISQILREAGVTKGALYFHFQSKEELAQGVLAEQDQQFVIRSSACKVQEIVDAVMLHAHRLQTDPMVRAGVRLSMDQLTQGLDRSGPFLRWSEVGLALFQEAQGQGELLPHVVPTETAGVLVGAFAGTQSMSQAICDYADLATRVSALMRHLLPSVVVPSVLASLDLSETRGATVYAEAFRPVDELVGAGGTA, translated from the coding sequence GTGGCTGAGCAAGTACGAGCCATCCGCACGCGGCAGACGATCCTTTCCGCGGCGGCCAAGATCTTCGAGGAACACGGATACCAAGCGGCCACGATCTCCCAGATCCTCCGGGAGGCGGGGGTGACCAAGGGAGCCCTGTACTTCCACTTCCAGTCGAAGGAAGAACTGGCCCAAGGCGTCCTTGCGGAGCAGGACCAGCAGTTCGTCATCCGCAGCAGCGCCTGCAAGGTGCAGGAGATCGTGGACGCGGTGATGCTGCACGCGCACCGGCTGCAGACCGACCCCATGGTGCGCGCCGGCGTACGGCTGTCGATGGACCAGCTGACACAAGGCCTGGACCGCAGCGGCCCGTTCCTGCGCTGGAGCGAAGTCGGCCTCGCACTGTTCCAAGAGGCCCAGGGCCAGGGTGAGCTGCTGCCCCATGTCGTGCCCACCGAGACGGCGGGCGTCCTCGTGGGCGCGTTCGCCGGAACCCAGTCCATGTCCCAGGCCATCTGTGACTACGCGGACCTCGCGACAAGGGTGTCCGCACTGATGCGCCACCTGCTGCCCAGCGTCGTGGTTCCGTCCGTCCTCGCCTCGCTCGACCTCTCCGAGACCCGTGGCGCCACGGTCTACGCCGAGGCGTTCAGGCCCGTGGACGAGCTGGTGGGGGCAGGCGGCACCGCCTGA
- a CDS encoding FAD-dependent monooxygenase — MSRKGEIRAQVAVVGGGPVGLLVAADLGARAVDTVVIERAAAVSEQPKANTLHARAVQCLARRGHLPAGSAPYVGGASPFHFGGLPGLVITAPEGEPEPILKCSQADLERLFEERARRAGVRILREHQVTGIVQEPDGVRITAEGPGGTVTCVTGYAVGADGARSTVREQSGIESETYPATVAAMAATVTLPDPAALAPGWHRTPRGWIVAKPDTGGRTHVRTANFLRVHADRHSPLGLEELRREASWIAGREIAMDAPRWLSRFSDFTRLARNFRAGRVFLAGDAAHMHFPIGGQGLSAGVLDALDLSWKLALAVHGTASAGLLDTYDLERRPAARRIVENTRAQLALMREGTEADALRAVFAEILAADPTGGCLGGMISAQDTVLPEPTGWSAPDAGRFLHNVALTTATVKTDVIGLLAEGKPLLLLFGEKGSRYRDAAREWEGTLRVVHAMPTPDVPHEALLVRPDGYIAWAPGRDGLAVALSAYLARGVRVRHPRRSGV; from the coding sequence GTGTCGCGGAAAGGCGAGATTCGGGCGCAAGTGGCCGTCGTCGGGGGCGGGCCGGTCGGTTTGCTCGTCGCGGCCGACCTCGGCGCCCGGGCCGTCGACACCGTAGTCATCGAACGGGCGGCCGCAGTCAGCGAGCAGCCCAAGGCGAACACATTGCACGCCCGGGCCGTGCAGTGCCTGGCGCGGCGCGGACACCTGCCGGCCGGTTCGGCTCCGTACGTCGGAGGGGCGAGTCCCTTCCACTTCGGTGGTCTGCCCGGACTGGTCATCACGGCGCCCGAGGGCGAGCCGGAGCCGATCCTCAAGTGCTCCCAGGCCGATCTGGAGCGTCTGTTCGAGGAAAGGGCCCGCCGGGCCGGCGTCCGGATCCTGCGCGAGCACCAAGTGACGGGCATCGTCCAGGAGCCGGACGGGGTGCGGATCACGGCTGAGGGGCCGGGGGGAACGGTCACCTGTGTCACCGGATACGCGGTGGGAGCGGACGGTGCGCGCAGCACGGTGCGCGAACAATCGGGCATCGAGTCCGAGACTTACCCGGCAACGGTCGCGGCCATGGCCGCGACCGTCACGCTCCCGGACCCGGCCGCCCTGGCCCCGGGGTGGCACCGTACCCCTCGGGGATGGATCGTCGCGAAGCCCGATACAGGGGGCCGTACGCACGTCCGGACAGCCAACTTCCTGCGTGTGCATGCCGACCGGCACAGCCCGCTCGGCCTGGAGGAACTGCGTCGGGAGGCGTCATGGATAGCCGGACGCGAGATCGCGATGGATGCTCCGCGCTGGCTCAGCCGGTTCAGCGACTTCACGAGGCTTGCACGGAATTTCCGCGCGGGGCGTGTCTTCCTCGCCGGGGACGCGGCGCACATGCACTTCCCGATCGGCGGGCAGGGGCTGAGTGCCGGGGTGCTGGACGCCCTGGATCTGAGCTGGAAGCTAGCCCTCGCGGTGCACGGTACGGCGAGCGCGGGGCTGCTCGACACCTACGATCTGGAGCGGCGGCCGGCCGCCCGGCGCATCGTCGAGAACACCCGGGCCCAGCTCGCCCTGATGCGGGAGGGGACCGAAGCCGACGCGCTGCGCGCCGTGTTCGCGGAGATTCTGGCGGCGGACCCGACCGGGGGCTGCCTCGGCGGCATGATCAGCGCTCAGGACACGGTGCTCCCGGAGCCCACGGGGTGGTCCGCCCCCGATGCAGGAAGGTTCCTGCACAACGTCGCGCTCACGACCGCGACAGTCAAGACCGATGTGATCGGGCTTCTGGCGGAGGGCAAGCCGCTGTTGCTGCTCTTCGGCGAGAAGGGCAGCCGCTACCGCGACGCGGCGCGGGAATGGGAGGGGACCCTGCGAGTGGTGCACGCGATGCCCACTCCCGACGTGCCGCACGAGGCGCTGCTGGTGCGGCCCGACGGCTATATCGCATGGGCCCCCGGACGTGACGGCCTGGCCGTCGCGCTGTCGGCGTACCTGGCCCGAGGTGTTCGCGTCCGTCACCCGCGACGGAGCGGGGTGTGA
- a CDS encoding DUF6009 family protein, with product MSALIAEDEILHEADLVWLEDISRLDYVRQSLDRLPTRRGRPAYHRDGRIVGYAVLGPGAKPSRNSGTFRRRVFWLLPHDRDTAPEGLYATGAPAEAVDARTLAPGVKGCKTERSEGGPMSSARLGTAG from the coding sequence ATGAGCGCCCTCATCGCAGAGGACGAGATCCTGCACGAGGCGGACCTCGTCTGGCTCGAGGACATCAGCCGGCTCGATTACGTCCGCCAGAGCCTGGACCGGCTCCCGACCCGCCGCGGCAGGCCCGCCTACCACCGCGACGGCCGCATCGTCGGGTACGCGGTGCTGGGGCCGGGGGCGAAGCCCTCCCGCAACTCCGGTACCTTCCGGCGCCGGGTCTTCTGGCTGCTCCCCCACGACCGGGACACCGCCCCGGAGGGGCTGTACGCCACCGGGGCACCCGCGGAGGCCGTGGACGCGCGTACCCTGGCGCCGGGCGTCAAGGGATGCAAGACCGAGCGCTCTGAGGGCGGCCCGATGTCTTCGGCCCGCCTGGGGACCGCGGGCTGA
- a CDS encoding DNA primase family protein yields MTGVPVIPVTSPVAVAPKVPAQEARAPHADGEATAAGLLPDTLTDRGNAKLFVKLYADDYRHVPGMGWFRWDETRWQIDEDDTVLWAAGDLAESIATTDPRGVYTPVALQQHRRRALSTSGMNAMLTQAKSAPGMVLNAALLDADPYALCTPAGVVDLRTGHIRAAQPTKDFHSRCTSAAPEPMATPRWNRFLTDTFGGGPEGAQMISFLQLLLGYSVTGDVGAQVMPFLFGSGKNGKSVLLDVLMKLLGDYADAAPPGFLMARPYEGHPTDLAELHGRRVIVCSEVKPGDRFDEARVKLLTGGDRIKARRMRQDFFSFEPTHKLWLLGNHRPEVGTGGFAFWRRMRLIPFERVVSDDRKIDNLADVLVTREGPGILNWLIEGARRYLGGDKDLSGPERVRIATSAYAETEDHTGRFIGETCRFEPGLRAEQALLYAAYRSWCRSEGAPAISSRAFAARVREAVGLVSPKAMILSNQRKYYPGIGLLAHEERV; encoded by the coding sequence ATGACCGGCGTGCCCGTCATCCCGGTCACCAGCCCCGTCGCGGTGGCCCCCAAGGTCCCCGCCCAGGAGGCGCGTGCCCCGCACGCGGACGGCGAGGCGACGGCGGCCGGGCTGCTGCCGGACACGCTCACCGACCGGGGCAACGCCAAACTGTTCGTCAAGCTCTATGCCGACGACTACCGGCATGTTCCCGGCATGGGCTGGTTCCGCTGGGACGAGACCCGCTGGCAGATCGACGAGGACGACACCGTGCTCTGGGCCGCCGGCGACCTCGCGGAGAGCATCGCCACCACCGACCCCCGGGGCGTCTACACCCCGGTCGCGCTGCAGCAGCACCGTCGCCGCGCGCTCAGCACCAGCGGCATGAACGCGATGCTCACCCAGGCGAAGTCCGCCCCGGGCATGGTGCTCAACGCGGCGCTGCTGGACGCGGATCCGTACGCCCTGTGCACCCCCGCGGGCGTCGTCGACCTGCGTACCGGGCACATCCGCGCGGCGCAGCCGACGAAGGACTTCCATTCGCGCTGCACGTCGGCCGCGCCGGAGCCGATGGCCACCCCGCGCTGGAACCGCTTTCTGACCGACACCTTCGGCGGAGGCCCCGAAGGCGCGCAGATGATCAGCTTTCTGCAGCTGCTGCTCGGCTACTCCGTCACCGGGGACGTCGGCGCCCAGGTCATGCCGTTCCTGTTCGGCTCCGGCAAGAACGGCAAGTCGGTCCTGCTGGACGTCCTGATGAAGCTCCTCGGGGACTACGCGGACGCCGCGCCGCCCGGGTTCCTGATGGCGCGTCCGTACGAGGGCCACCCGACCGACCTCGCCGAACTGCACGGTCGGCGGGTCATCGTGTGCAGCGAGGTCAAGCCGGGCGACCGCTTCGACGAGGCCCGCGTCAAACTGCTCACCGGCGGCGACCGCATCAAGGCGCGCCGGATGCGGCAGGACTTCTTCAGCTTCGAGCCCACGCACAAGCTGTGGCTGCTGGGCAACCACCGGCCCGAAGTGGGCACCGGTGGCTTCGCGTTCTGGCGGCGCATGCGGCTCATCCCGTTCGAGCGCGTGGTCTCCGACGACCGCAAGATCGACAACCTGGCGGACGTCCTGGTCACCCGGGAGGGCCCGGGCATCCTCAACTGGCTCATCGAGGGCGCCCGCCGCTATCTGGGCGGCGACAAGGACCTCTCGGGGCCGGAGCGGGTCCGCATCGCCACCTCGGCGTACGCCGAGACCGAGGACCACACCGGGCGGTTCATCGGTGAGACCTGCCGGTTCGAGCCCGGTCTGCGGGCGGAACAGGCGCTTCTGTATGCCGCGTACCGGAGCTGGTGCCGCAGCGAAGGGGCTCCGGCGATCTCTTCCCGGGCGTTCGCGGCACGCGTCCGCGAGGCGGTGGGTCTGGTGTCGCCGAAGGCGATGATCCTTTCGAACCAGCGCAAGTACTACCCGGGCATCGGCCTGCTCGCGCACGAGGAGAGAGTATGA
- a CDS encoding bifunctional DNA primase/polymerase — protein sequence MAGELRVSRSYPRQSGRAAWGEQQPLTTALWCARRGWPVHPLAPGRKTPVGNCETCRSAGHHRGACDCLRAGRWCHGFHAATLDPARIEQCWGSRPDLGIGVACGPADLVVVDIDAHARELPDRDRLLPGVAISPDVDLTGLANGFHTLGLLAALRGAVSPADDASTLRVRTPSGGLHVWYRDHGGHRWQCSTGSGNGRALAWQVDLRAHGGYIVAPGTVTRAGVYEPVGPAREPAPLPAWLARELERTGHLSPAHVAAPRSVPPRARQAVIAAGGGRGAPGRLLTGVLAEVVACAAVPEGAAFSEKLNRAAYTAGGLVAAGHLTETDAAGLLREAAERARPGQERRSGAVIRSGLRAGAMRPLSLGGRR from the coding sequence ATGGCAGGTGAGCTGCGAGTTTCGCGTAGTTACCCAAGGCAGTCGGGGAGAGCTGCTTGGGGGGAACAGCAGCCTCTGACGACTGCCCTGTGGTGCGCGCGGCGCGGTTGGCCCGTTCACCCGCTGGCTCCGGGCCGCAAGACGCCCGTGGGCAACTGTGAGACCTGCCGTTCGGCGGGCCACCACCGTGGTGCCTGCGACTGCCTCCGGGCGGGCCGTTGGTGCCACGGCTTCCACGCGGCCACCCTCGACCCCGCCAGGATCGAGCAGTGCTGGGGTTCCCGCCCGGACCTGGGCATCGGTGTCGCGTGCGGTCCCGCGGACCTCGTGGTCGTCGACATCGACGCGCACGCCCGCGAACTCCCCGACCGGGACCGGCTGCTGCCCGGCGTCGCCATCTCTCCGGACGTGGACCTGACCGGACTGGCCAACGGCTTTCACACCCTGGGCCTGCTGGCCGCCCTGCGCGGCGCCGTCAGCCCTGCCGACGACGCCTCGACCCTGCGCGTGCGTACTCCTTCCGGGGGACTGCACGTCTGGTACCGGGACCACGGAGGCCACCGCTGGCAGTGCTCCACCGGATCGGGTAACGGCCGCGCCCTCGCCTGGCAGGTCGACCTGCGGGCACACGGCGGCTACATCGTCGCCCCCGGCACCGTGACCCGCGCGGGCGTCTACGAGCCCGTGGGCCCCGCGCGGGAGCCCGCGCCGCTCCCGGCCTGGCTCGCCCGGGAACTGGAGCGCACCGGACACCTGTCACCGGCGCACGTGGCCGCGCCCCGCTCCGTACCGCCCCGGGCCCGCCAGGCCGTCATCGCGGCGGGCGGCGGTCGAGGCGCCCCGGGCAGGCTCCTGACCGGAGTCCTCGCCGAGGTCGTCGCCTGCGCCGCCGTACCCGAAGGGGCCGCGTTCTCCGAGAAACTGAACCGCGCCGCCTACACCGCCGGCGGACTGGTCGCCGCCGGGCACCTGACGGAGACCGACGCCGCCGGTCTGCTGCGTGAAGCGGCCGAGCGGGCCCGGCCGGGGCAGGAGCGCCGCAGCGGCGCCGTCATCCGCAGCGGGCTCAGAGCGGGCGCGATGCGCCCGCTCTCGCTCGGAGGCAGAAGGTGA
- a CDS encoding DUF1772 domain-containing protein: MLNALEVFTTVIVGVMVGVEFSVAFVMSRILNALPDDSRQLGHAHGGRMLGAVMPVWYIGSLVLVAVWAIAGWDHHGTGLVVTAGALLMLSVVMSILLLVPINNLNKTWTPENRPADWKQQLHRWERFHYARVAVIIAAFALLVSALA, encoded by the coding sequence ATGCTCAACGCACTCGAGGTGTTCACCACCGTGATCGTCGGCGTGATGGTGGGGGTGGAGTTCTCCGTCGCCTTCGTCATGAGCCGGATCCTCAACGCACTCCCCGACGACAGCCGCCAACTCGGCCATGCCCACGGCGGCCGGATGCTCGGCGCCGTGATGCCGGTCTGGTACATAGGCTCGCTCGTCCTCGTGGCGGTCTGGGCCATCGCCGGATGGGACCACCACGGCACCGGCCTCGTCGTCACCGCCGGCGCGCTGCTGATGCTCAGCGTGGTCATGTCGATCCTGCTGCTCGTCCCGATCAACAACCTGAACAAGACGTGGACCCCCGAGAACCGGCCCGCCGACTGGAAGCAGCAGCTGCACCGCTGGGAACGCTTCCACTACGCCCGCGTCGCCGTCATCATCGCCGCCTTCGCCCTGCTGGTCTCCGCCCTTGCCTGA
- a CDS encoding TetR/AcrR family transcriptional regulator → MSVHERKLRERAVRERLIVATARELAEQQGWDAVTTRRLAERIEYSQPVLYSHFRGKREIIGAVALEGATEMAAALRAAASAADDPRTRVAALARTYLAFAEHNPAVYDALFQLDGGLAYAQEDTPEPLKDAFAALLETLGEVAGDGVHPGLFTEVFWAALHGLATLIRAGRLPPGDAERRVELLVDRLAVV, encoded by the coding sequence ATGTCAGTACACGAACGCAAGCTGCGCGAACGGGCGGTCCGCGAGCGCCTCATCGTGGCGACGGCCCGCGAACTCGCCGAGCAGCAAGGCTGGGACGCGGTCACCACCCGCCGGCTCGCCGAGCGCATCGAATACAGCCAGCCCGTCCTCTACAGCCATTTCCGCGGCAAGCGCGAGATCATCGGCGCTGTCGCCCTCGAGGGTGCCACGGAGATGGCCGCGGCGCTGCGGGCCGCGGCCTCCGCCGCGGACGACCCCCGCACCAGGGTCGCCGCCCTCGCCCGCACCTACCTCGCATTCGCCGAGCACAACCCGGCGGTCTACGACGCCTTGTTCCAGCTCGACGGCGGCCTGGCCTACGCCCAGGAGGACACCCCCGAGCCTCTGAAGGATGCTTTCGCCGCCCTGCTGGAGACGCTCGGCGAGGTCGCCGGGGACGGCGTCCACCCGGGGCTGTTCACCGAGGTGTTCTGGGCGGCCCTGCACGGGCTGGCCACCCTGATCCGGGCGGGACGGCTGCCCCCCGGAGACGCCGAGCGGAGGGTGGAGCTGCTGGTGGACCGGCTCGCCGTCGTCTGA
- a CDS encoding ABC transporter permease, with translation MSSLSFAVRDSATMLRRNLLHVRRYPSLTLNLLLTPVMLLLLFVYIFGDVMSAGLEGGGGGRSAYLAYLVPGILMLTIGGTTIGSAVSVAMDMTEGIIARFRTMPIHRGSVLIGHVVGSVIQCVMSVVLVGAVAVAIGFRSVDATAVEWLLALGLLALVSLALTWIAVGMGLTSPNAEAASNNAMPLMILPLLSSAFVPVDAMPGWFQPVAEYQPFTPAIETLRGLLLGTEIGNSGWIAVAWCLGLAVLGYFWSKSLFQRDPK, from the coding sequence ATGAGCTCTCTCTCCTTCGCCGTCCGCGACTCGGCCACCATGCTGCGCCGCAACCTCCTGCACGTGCGGCGCTACCCGTCCCTGACGCTGAACCTGCTGCTCACCCCGGTCATGCTGCTCCTGCTCTTCGTCTACATCTTCGGCGACGTGATGAGCGCCGGCCTCGAGGGCGGCGGCGGGGGCCGGAGCGCGTACCTCGCCTATCTCGTCCCCGGGATCCTGATGCTGACCATCGGCGGCACCACGATCGGCAGCGCGGTGTCCGTTGCCATGGACATGACCGAGGGCATCATCGCCCGCTTCCGTACGATGCCCATCCACCGCGGGTCGGTGCTCATCGGGCACGTCGTCGGCAGTGTGATCCAGTGCGTGATGAGCGTCGTCCTCGTCGGGGCCGTCGCGGTGGCCATCGGCTTCCGGTCCGTGGACGCCACCGCCGTGGAATGGCTGCTGGCGCTGGGCTTGCTCGCGCTCGTCTCCTTGGCGCTCACCTGGATCGCCGTGGGGATGGGGCTGACCAGTCCGAACGCCGAGGCGGCCAGCAACAACGCGATGCCGCTGATGATCCTGCCGCTGCTGTCGAGCGCGTTCGTGCCGGTTGACGCGATGCCGGGCTGGTTCCAGCCGGTCGCCGAGTACCAGCCGTTCACCCCGGCCATCGAGACCCTGCGCGGCCTGCTGCTCGGTACCGAGATCGGCAACAGCGGGTGGATCGCGGTCGCCTGGTGCCTGGGCCTGGCCGTGCTCGGCTACTTCTGGTCCAAGTCCCTGTTCCAGCGCGACCCGAAGTAG